Genomic window (Mesorhizobium sp. M4B.F.Ca.ET.058.02.1.1):
TCGCCCGAGATAGCGCTGCGAAAGGCCCTCCACCGACGAGGACTTCGCTATGTCCTGCACAAGGCCGGCCTACCCGGCAAGCCCGATCTCGTACTCCCGAGGCACCGCGCCGTCGTCTTCGTCCATGGATGCTTCTGGCACCGACACAAAGGATGCAAGATTGCCTCCACGCCGAAAAGCAATACTCAGTTCTGGCAGGACAAGTTCGATAGGAATGTTACTCGGGACGACCGCGTCCAGCGGGAATTGCGAGCCCTAGGCTGGCGCGTCTTCGTGGCCTGGGAGTGTGAACTGCAGTCAAAGGCCAGCACCAGTTTGAAGGCTGAGATTCTTGCAGAGGCAATCCGAGACCTGGCCCAGCCCAGCTAGCTCAAGTCATGCAGGGAACTTCCGGCCAGACCGGCGCACCTTGACGAGAGTCGTCAGGGATGCTCGACCATTGGCAATGGGAGGGCCGAGCATGACCGAAATTGAGGAATGGACGCCGGAGGCGGCAGCTGCAATCGGGCTCTGCGAGGCCTGGGCAGAAGAGGTGACGGCCGCCATTCCATGCACCATCTACCTCTTCGGGAGCGCCATCTACAATGGAGGCGACCAGTTTGACATCCAAAGTAGTGACCTGGACCTAGTCGTCGTCTTTGACGAGGACCTGGACGCAACCGAGCGCGCCGAGCGGTTGCATCTATTCTCCCTGTACAAGGCAAAGCTGGAATTGCGAATGGTGCCATCTCTTCGCCGGACCAACTGCAAGGATCCGGGCGTCAGCATCGTTCCGATCACCGCACTCGAGTTGACCGGAAACATCCACAAGAGCGGGGCGCCGCGATTCTTCGACAAGAACATTTTCCTTGACCTCGCGACAGGTAAGCAATCGCTGGGCTTGCCAGGGGCTGGCCTTGGCATGCTGCCTTATAACAGCAGGCAAGCGCTGGAGTACGTGCAGAAAGTTCGAAATCAATTCCTGGCGGTAAGCGCCAACCTAACCGGTGGTATCTCCCCCTTTGACGAGGTCGATCCGCTCCCCAAGCCGCTCGCTCGCGCCGCCGCCCAGCTCGACCCGAATGCTGCGGATGGCGAGTGGTATGACACCCGCCTCGGGCTGGAATATTTGTTCGCGGAGCTTACCCGGCGCCGGTCCGAGTCTGACGCCTTGGCGGCGCTATATCGGAAGGTTTCAATTCGGCGTGGCGGCAGGGGCCGACGATCTCCACTAACCGCCGCGGACCAGTTGCTGCTTGCGGAACTGCTCTACGATCTCGCGGCAAAGATCCCACTCGAGGCTGTCGCCACCTGGGAGATACGCTTCGGAGGCACGCCGCCGACAGATGCGGAACGCTCGCGTCTTGTCGACGAACTGCGCCGACTAGTTCCGGATGCACAAGTCCTGGGCATCTTCGTCGGAAGCATCGTGATCCGAGTGAGGAGCTCCAAGCGCAGCTACGCAACGATCCGGCAACTTCAGCAACTTCGCGTGCTCCCACGCTTCTTCGGCGTCAAGACGGTGGATGTCTCGCAGCCTAGCGACCCGGGCGAGCCTGGGGCCTTCACGGGCATTTCCATCGTCGAACGCATCGCCGGCAGGATCAAGGACTGGCGACCGCAGTCCAGAGACAGCCTGCTGGCCACGGAGGCCGGCCTCGCCGATTGGATCGGTCAGTGGCTTGCCGAAGAGAAGGCGTTTGCGCACACCACCGTCTCTCGAGAGGCGCTGGTAAGCGATGGACCTGGCGCGGCACGTGCGGATTTCCTCCTACGACTCGGAAATGGCATGCCGGAGCAATTGCTGGCGATCGAGCTCGTTCGCCTCCGCAATCGCTCTAGCTTCTTCAGCCAACTCGAGCACGTGCTTCAGTTCAAGCTGCCAACGATACTGGTGGTCGTGGGGACATATGAGCAAATTGACGGCCTCCGCGAAGACATTAGACGTCTTGAGCAGCTGAGCGCCAGGGTCCGCGTCGTTGCCGTGCCGCTTGACAACGGTTGAAGCCGGCCCGACGTATGGCTCCTTGGTCGCTATCCTAAGCCAGCTTGCCGCGGCAGAAAGGTCCCTCTGCGCTTTTGCGGCCAACGTCGTGCTGGGCCTCGTCCTGCTTAGTCTGCGATATAAGTGAACTGCGACGCGCCAGCCAATGCGACTCCCAAATCCCTGTCGCTCGCTACCGCCTCCCGGCCATTCTGCCTATTTTGGCTCGCGGCTGCGATAGAATGAGTATTTATGTGCGAATTCATTGCGGCGGTCATTGTAGTCACCGCACAAAGTGTAAAGCACGTTTTCGACCTGGATATTGCTCCAGTTCCATTCGCTGTCCTCCCACTTGGCGTCATAGAACCCGTCGAAGCGATAAGCCCCTGGTCATGGTGAAAGACAATCAAGCCGGCAGCACGCAAGGCCGATGCCGGGTCGACTAGCAACCCCGCCCGTGCCAGCAACCCGTCATCTGTCCCGGCACCCTCGAACGATGGTGACCGATAGATCTGTGTGCCAACCGCGCCAAATGCCAAGTGCCAAAGCGCGCCGCTTACGCAAGCTCCGCCCAGGCGGTCACAATAGTAAACAGGTGCCAATGTCCCCGAGCCTTGTCCCGGTAAAGGCAATCGCAAAACATTGGCCAGAGCAAAAGTCGGACCGCGCTGGAACTGCGCTTTCTTGAAATTGCCCGCGGCCTTCTGGATCAGGGTTTCGATGCATTGCCGCACCGACCGGGGATCATACCTCGTATCGTCTTGATATCGACGATATGGCGCAATTACGCCTTCGGCCATGGCGACTCGGCGGCCCTCCCTGACTTGCCTTTCGAGCTCGATTTGCACGGCCATGCCGTCTTCAAGCATTTCAGGAAGTCGCTGTGGTGCATCCGCAATGTCCAGCGACTTGACTTCGATGAAGAACTCAAGGCGCTGCTCCTCACCATTGTGGTCGTAGCGAAGGTCGCACGCGAAGTCTGGCCCGGCTTCCTCGGTTTCGGCTATCTTACTGATAGTGAGAGCAGGTCCGCACCTCTCCCGCAGGAGCCGGCAAACAAGGGCCTCGGAATAGACGTCGAAGACTTGCCGGTAGGCTTCGTGCCGTGGGCGTCCCGACTTGCGCGTCAAGCCATCCAGCATTTCTTTGGCAAACGTGCGCATGGACCCGTCGGACTGACCCTCATCCTCGATGAGCCTGACCTGCCCGATGTCAATGCATTCCAGCGTATAGTCGCGCGAAATACCACTATGGAGGTGATGCTCGTCGATAAGCTGCGCACAAACCGGGTAGGCCTGCCGCCTGGCCTTGTCGTAGAGGTTTGAGAACGCGTCCTTGAAGCTAGCCCCGGCTGCTTCGGGCGATGCCAGTAGGCCATGCATTTCGGATGTCAGAGACAGCAAGCTCGCGTCCTCTTCACGGATAGCCCTCTGCCGTATCGTATTCAGCCAACCCGACTCCACATGCCCCAGCGCGTAGTCTCTTTGCCCGTGAAACGCCTTCGCGTGGGATTCGAATGCGATGCCCAGGTCAGTAAGTGTATCACTCCAGACCGGCGTGTTTGCGATCATGTGGGCATTCCTTTGCCATCGTGTTGATTGACGCTGCGGTCGGCCCTTGGCTGGGAGCTGGCCGTCCACCCATCCTACCTAGAGGAATGACGTAGGCTCCAGGACATGGCCGTCGCAAGCACGTAGACATACTTCGCGCAAAAAGAAGAGGAGAGACGGTTCGTGGTCGCCTCGCTCGCGAATGCCGTTAGCGCTGAGCGGGACCGGGCGCTCTGACGGCTCTTCCGCCCGATGGGGCGCGGCTAGGCTTGCCGGCTTGCCTCCTGCCGCGCGTTTACGAGTTCCGGTAGGAAGGCCGAGGGCTGGCCTAAACCATGGACAGCCAGCAAAGGCATTGCGACCTCCGTGCTATCGACACGCTAAACAACCAGCATGAAACCAACCATGACGGGGAACATTCCTCGCGGTGCCAGGCGCCCCGCCGACCAGATTGCAGCTTAGGGGCGCGCTGCTAATGAAGCGGCGGTGATGGCCGATCTGGGCGCGACCCTGTTGCTCGCCGGCTGGTTCCACAAGGCTCACATCAAGCCGCAGAGCTGTTACCGAACGCGTCTCTTGTTGACACATCGCCGCAATCTGAAGGCCGATTTCCTCGACCTGGAGGACCCCTGCGCCATTCGCTCAAGGCGTTCGGCATCCACCTGGGGCAAGGTCGGCCGAGGGGCTTTCGAGCAGGCGGTGCGCGCCGCGGCGGCGGACGATCCGCTGTCGGCCGAGCTGATGGACGCCATGCTGTCGGCACGCCTCCGCGCTGTGGCGGAGTATCGCCGGCTGCATGGCCTCGTCGTCAAAATGGTGGCGCGCAGCGAGCTGTGCCGGCGCTTCATTGCGATCCCCGGCGTCGGCCCCGTCACAGCACTTTCGTTCATGACAGCGATCAATGATACGTCGCGCTTCCGTCGCTTACGCGACGTCGCGGCCTACTTCGGGCTGACCGCGCAGCCCTGCCAGCCGGGCTCGACGATCGACGTTCAGGGTCGCATATGGAAGGCCCGCGATGCTGACGTGCGACGCTTGCTTTACGAGGCGGCTTCGGGGCAGATGACGCGCTTCAAGGGCAGGGACAAGGTCAAGATCGGGGGCAAGGCGATCGCCAAACGCTCCGGCCACCGCAAGGCCTGTGTCGCCGTGGCGCGCAGGCTGGCGGTGATCATGCACGCCATGTGGAGCGACGGAACGTTCTATGTCGGCGATTCCGCGGTGAGCCAAAGCGATGCTGCCCGGCGCGCTCATATCAAGGATCGCAGGCTGCTGGTAGCGCATCGATGAACGGCGCGACGGAAGTTGAAGTGCATGGCGCCGGACGGCCGACGGGCGCCACCTGACGCAACGGATCCGCGCCGGCGGATGAGAACCGATGCAGACCAGGAATGACAGAACGCACGTTATCTTGCCTGCGGGCGCGCCGATCGCGAGACGGCCGGACCGCGCCGGATTGCCTGTGACGATGCTCCGTCAACCCGATGGAAAAGTGCGCCACGACGGCTCGATCGCTGCAAATAAGCAGCGCTGCTACCCCGTCGCAGAGCTCGGAAGACTGCACGGCGCATCGGAACTCGAAGCCAGGACGCGAGATCGTCGTTTAGAGAATAGATTCGTGTATTATCGCAACCTGGAAGAGGAACGACGATGTCTAAAAGATCACCCGAAGCACGGCCGATTAAGATGGCAGGATAAAAGGCTGCACGTTGTGCAGCGATCGGTTGGTTGTTTTCTATGCGTTTTTTGGCGCGATCCGCACGTTGCATCGCTTATACGCACCGTGCGGCTCCAGGCTATGCATTTGTGTCTCCAAGGTATTTCGAACGTTGCGGAGCCGCACCATGGGCGACGAACTGCAGTTTCATGTTCGAACGGGCCGCATTTGTCAGACGCGAACCTATCAGGCGCGGCCCTTCGTCGGCCAGTTCTTGATACCGCCAAGTGGAGTCCCGTGCTTGGGGCGATGATCCTCCTCAGGCCTTCGGGCCAGGATTACCCAATGGCTGGCGGGGACATCAGCGGTTGAGGCCGAGAAGGAGGGGAATTTTAGGCTGAAAAGAGACTCGTTCCGCTATTGGAAGCGGTCAACTATCAAGCGGACCTTCCGATACGGGGAGGCACATCCGCGACACTCGTGTCTGAGGTCGCTACGCTAGAGCGTTTCAAGATTTGACGGAATCGGAGGGATTCCCGATTTGTCGGATTTGTGATTCAAGATGCTGGCTGGAATGGAGGCCAGCATCTGATGACGCGACCTCTTTCGGACGATCTTCGCGAACGGGTTGTGGCGGCGGTTTTGAGTGGTGAGAGCCGCCGGTCGGCCGCCAAGCGGTTCGGCATTTCGGTTTCGGCGGCGGTGAAGTTGTTGCAGCGTCATCGGGCGACCGGCTCGGTTGCGCCCGGCAAGATGGGCGGACATCGCAAGAGGGTACTGGAGCCGCACCGTGCTTTCATCGAGGCACGTATACGTGAGACGCCGCATCTGACGCTGCATGGTCTGAAGGATGAGTTGGCCGCTCGCGGGGTCAAGGTCTCGCACAACGCAGTGTGGCAGTTCCTGCGCCGCGAAGGGCTGAGCTTCAAAAAAAACGCTGTTCGCCCTTGAGCAGGCACGCGCCGATATT
Coding sequences:
- the vsr gene encoding DNA mismatch endonuclease Vsr yields the protein MARIRSSNTSPEIALRKALHRRGLRYVLHKAGLPGKPDLVLPRHRAVVFVHGCFWHRHKGCKIASTPKSNTQFWQDKFDRNVTRDDRVQRELRALGWRVFVAWECELQSKASTSLKAEILAEAIRDLAQPS
- a CDS encoding nucleotidyltransferase domain-containing protein, which translates into the protein MTEIEEWTPEAAAAIGLCEAWAEEVTAAIPCTIYLFGSAIYNGGDQFDIQSSDLDLVVVFDEDLDATERAERLHLFSLYKAKLELRMVPSLRRTNCKDPGVSIVPITALELTGNIHKSGAPRFFDKNIFLDLATGKQSLGLPGAGLGMLPYNSRQALEYVQKVRNQFLAVSANLTGGISPFDEVDPLPKPLARAAAQLDPNAADGEWYDTRLGLEYLFAELTRRRSESDALAALYRKVSIRRGGRGRRSPLTAADQLLLAELLYDLAAKIPLEAVATWEIRFGGTPPTDAERSRLVDELRRLVPDAQVLGIFVGSIVIRVRSSKRSYATIRQLQQLRVLPRFFGVKTVDVSQPSDPGEPGAFTGISIVERIAGRIKDWRPQSRDSLLATEAGLADWIGQWLAEEKAFAHTTVSREALVSDGPGAARADFLLRLGNGMPEQLLAIELVRLRNRSSFFSQLEHVLQFKLPTILVVVGTYEQIDGLREDIRRLEQLSARVRVVAVPLDNG